A single window of Halotalea alkalilenta DNA harbors:
- a CDS encoding aromatic alcohol reductase — MQADIANVKQRILVLGAGELGLSLLRGLAARAMTQDVNISVLLRHGSLDSQQEPGKGGKIEEIRALGISIELADLIDATVAELAAVMARYDTVISCVGFAAGRGTQRKLTEAALAAGVKRYFPWQFGVDYDLIGRGSPQDLFDEQLDVRDMLRSQHQTEWVIVSTGMFTSFLFEPSFGVVDLQAGRVNALGSLDTAVTVTTPEDIGKLTAAIVLQEPRIANQVIYTAGDTLTYAELADVVERVTGRSIERREWSVQQLQADLAAKPDDTLCKYRAVFAMGRGVAWDVAKAYNTQHGMDVIGVQQWARENLSRS, encoded by the coding sequence ATGCAAGCCGATATCGCAAACGTCAAACAGCGCATTCTGGTATTGGGGGCTGGAGAACTGGGGCTATCGCTGTTGCGAGGGCTGGCTGCTCGGGCAATGACGCAAGACGTGAACATTAGCGTGCTTCTGCGTCATGGATCGCTGGATAGTCAGCAGGAGCCGGGCAAGGGTGGGAAAATCGAAGAGATCCGCGCATTGGGTATCTCCATCGAGCTTGCCGATTTGATCGATGCCACAGTGGCAGAACTCGCCGCTGTCATGGCGCGCTACGACACGGTGATAAGTTGCGTGGGCTTTGCCGCCGGCCGAGGCACTCAGCGCAAGTTGACCGAAGCGGCGCTGGCAGCGGGAGTAAAGCGCTATTTTCCGTGGCAGTTCGGTGTCGATTACGACCTCATCGGCCGAGGCAGCCCCCAGGATCTATTCGACGAACAGCTGGACGTGCGGGACATGCTACGTTCCCAACACCAGACTGAGTGGGTGATCGTGTCGACTGGGATGTTCACAAGTTTCTTGTTCGAACCATCGTTCGGCGTTGTCGACCTGCAGGCCGGGCGGGTCAATGCGCTCGGCAGCCTGGATACCGCTGTGACGGTTACAACGCCGGAGGATATCGGCAAGTTGACCGCCGCCATCGTATTGCAAGAACCGCGTATCGCGAACCAAGTGATATACACCGCCGGCGACACGCTGACGTATGCCGAGTTAGCCGATGTGGTCGAGCGTGTCACCGGACGATCCATTGAACGGCGAGAGTGGAGCGTGCAGCAACTGCAGGCCGATCTGGCAGCAAAGCCGGATGACACCCTATGCAAGTATCGGGCGGTTTTCGCCATGGGCCGAGGAGTGGCGTGGGATGTGGCCAAGGCTTACAACACCCAGCATGGAATGGATGTCATCGGTGTGCAGCAATGGGCGCGGGAAAATCTGAGCCGCAGCTAG
- a CDS encoding winged helix-turn-helix transcriptional regulator, which yields MAIDTQKVGTSVIPSGLDAQEIVRRSQAACAALSEDDDGLKRDILSHSGNRWSLGVVHALGVSSPLRHAELRRRLDGVTQRMLTHTLRQLERDGLIMRHDFHEKPLRVEYSLTDLGMGLLVQMIPLWTWVLENADGFTAARQRYHQQANAAPAST from the coding sequence ATGGCCATCGATACGCAGAAAGTAGGTACATCGGTGATACCTAGCGGTCTCGACGCGCAGGAAATAGTACGACGGTCTCAAGCGGCCTGTGCCGCGCTGAGCGAAGACGACGATGGCCTCAAGCGAGATATCCTGAGCCACTCAGGTAATCGGTGGTCGCTAGGGGTGGTCCACGCGCTTGGAGTGAGCAGCCCCCTGCGTCATGCCGAGTTACGAAGGCGGCTAGATGGCGTAACTCAACGCATGCTCACCCATACACTGCGCCAGCTCGAGCGGGATGGGTTAATCATGCGCCACGACTTCCACGAGAAGCCCCTTCGCGTAGAGTACTCTTTGACTGACCTGGGGATGGGGCTGCTGGTGCAGATGATTCCGCTGTGGACTTGGGTGTTGGAGAACGCTGATGGTTTTACAGCGGCGCGCCAACGCTATCACCAGCAGGCCAACGCCGCGCCAGCGTCGACATAG
- a CDS encoding glucan biosynthesis protein D, with amino-acid sequence MDRRAVLKASLAFAAYFGAPSMAAISRSALAADVDIADGSATTFDFDTLRQMALDLSRQPFSGPPGELPGTLATLAPQAYNAIQYDAEHSLWYDIEGRQLDVQFFHVGMGFKRRVRMFSVDPEQRQAREVHFRPELFNYNDAGVDTSQLEGQDDLGFAGFKVFKAPELTSRDVVSFLGASYFRAVDDTYQYGLSARGLAINTFTDQTEEFPDFVAFWFETPKSASDTTFTVYALLDGPSATGAYRFVIHCEAERVVMEIDKHIHARAAIEQLGITPMTSMFSCGNNERRMCDTIHPQIHDSDRLAMWRGNGEWVCRPLNNPQKLQFNAFADDNPKGFGLLQLDHNFDNYQDIVGWYDKRPSLWVEPLGDWGKGSLNLLEIPTTGETLDNIVCFWQPEKSIEAGQEYSYRYRLYWSARPPVSSPLANVYATRTGMGGFIEGWAPGEHFPEVWARRFAVDFVGDSLKNPSGGGIEPVITISGGEVRDVHVLYVEPFDGYRILFDWYPTSDAVDPIDMRLFLRSGDDTLSETWLYQYFPPPPEERRYIDDRVMS; translated from the coding sequence ATGGATCGTAGAGCTGTTCTCAAGGCCTCGTTGGCCTTCGCCGCCTATTTTGGCGCCCCCTCGATGGCGGCGATTTCGCGTTCGGCGCTCGCCGCCGATGTGGATATCGCCGATGGTAGCGCGACCACGTTCGATTTCGACACGCTGCGACAGATGGCGTTGGACCTGTCCCGCCAGCCCTTCAGCGGCCCACCCGGCGAGCTGCCGGGCACGCTGGCCACTCTCGCTCCGCAAGCCTACAACGCGATTCAGTACGACGCCGAGCACTCGCTGTGGTACGACATCGAAGGGCGCCAGCTCGACGTGCAGTTCTTCCACGTCGGCATGGGCTTCAAGCGTCGGGTGAGGATGTTCTCGGTGGATCCCGAGCAGCGTCAGGCGCGAGAGGTGCACTTCCGTCCCGAGCTTTTCAACTACAACGACGCCGGTGTCGATACTTCCCAACTGGAAGGCCAGGACGATCTCGGCTTCGCCGGCTTCAAGGTGTTCAAGGCACCGGAGCTGACCAGTCGCGACGTGGTCTCCTTCCTCGGCGCGAGCTACTTCCGCGCGGTGGACGACACCTACCAGTACGGCCTTTCCGCCCGGGGCCTGGCGATCAACACCTTCACCGACCAGACCGAGGAGTTTCCCGACTTCGTCGCCTTCTGGTTCGAGACGCCGAAATCGGCCAGCGACACCACGTTCACCGTCTATGCGCTGCTCGATGGTCCCAGCGCCACCGGCGCCTATCGCTTCGTCATCCACTGCGAAGCGGAGCGGGTGGTGATGGAGATCGACAAGCACATCCATGCCCGGGCGGCGATCGAGCAGCTGGGGATCACCCCGATGACCAGCATGTTCAGCTGCGGCAACAACGAACGGCGGATGTGCGACACCATCCACCCGCAGATCCACGACTCCGATCGCCTGGCGATGTGGCGCGGCAATGGCGAGTGGGTCTGCCGCCCGCTCAACAATCCGCAGAAGCTGCAGTTCAACGCTTTCGCCGATGACAACCCGAAGGGCTTCGGGCTGCTCCAGCTCGACCACAACTTCGACAATTACCAGGATATCGTCGGCTGGTACGACAAGCGTCCGAGCCTTTGGGTCGAGCCCCTCGGCGACTGGGGCAAAGGTTCGCTCAACCTGCTCGAGATCCCGACCACCGGCGAGACGCTCGACAACATCGTCTGCTTCTGGCAGCCCGAGAAGTCGATCGAAGCGGGGCAGGAGTACAGCTACCGCTATCGACTGTACTGGAGCGCCAGGCCGCCGGTCAGCAGCCCGCTGGCGAACGTCTACGCGACCCGCACCGGGATGGGGGGCTTCATCGAGGGATGGGCGCCGGGTGAGCATTTCCCCGAGGTATGGGCGCGTCGCTTCGCGGTCGATTTCGTCGGCGACAGCCTGAAGAATCCCTCTGGCGGCGGCATCGAGCCGGTGATCACCATCTCCGGCGGGGAGGTTCGGGACGTCCATGTGCTCTACGTCGAACCGTTCGACGGTTATCGCATCCTGTTCGACTGGTATCCGACCAGCGACGCGGTGGACCCGATCGATATGCGACTGTTCCTGCGTTCCGGTGACGATACCTTGAGCGAGACCTGGCTCTACCAGTACTTCCCGCCGCCCCCAGAAGAGCGTCGCTATATCGACGATCGCGTGATGAGCTGA
- the gndA gene encoding NADP-dependent phosphogluconate dehydrogenase, with product MSKQQIGVIGMAVMGRNLALNIESRGYSVSIFNRSREKTDEVMAEHPDKRLVPSYSIEEFVDSLEKPRRILLMVQAGEATDKTIDALKPHLDKGDILIDGGNTLYTDTIRRNKELSDEGFNFIGTGVSGGEEGALKGPSIMPGGQREAYELVAPILEKIAARAPDGEPCVTYIGPDGAGHYVKMVHNGIEYGDMQLIAEAYALLKHSLGLSNAELAEIFTEWNKGELDSYLIEITAQIFTKRDADTDADVLDVILDSAGQKGTGKWTSKSALDFGVPLPLITESVFARFISSLKEERVKASKLLSGPKPKPFDGDREAFIENVRRALYLSKITSYAQGFAQFKSASESFGWDLKYGEIAKIFRAGCIIRAGFLQKITDAYEDQPDIANLLLAPYFKGIADEYQAALRDVVAYAVQQGIPAPTFSSAIAYYDSYRSETLPANLIQAQRDFFGAHTYKRLDREGVFHTEWLEK from the coding sequence ATGTCCAAGCAGCAGATCGGCGTCATCGGCATGGCAGTCATGGGGCGCAACCTAGCGCTCAACATCGAAAGCCGTGGCTATAGCGTCTCGATCTTCAACCGCTCGCGCGAGAAGACCGATGAAGTGATGGCAGAGCATCCCGACAAGCGCCTGGTGCCCAGCTACAGCATCGAGGAGTTCGTCGACTCGCTCGAAAAGCCGCGCCGCATCCTGCTGATGGTCCAGGCAGGTGAAGCCACCGACAAGACCATCGACGCGCTGAAACCGCACCTCGACAAGGGCGACATCCTGATCGACGGCGGCAACACCCTTTACACCGATACGATTCGCCGTAACAAGGAGCTTTCCGACGAGGGCTTCAACTTCATCGGCACCGGCGTCTCCGGCGGTGAGGAAGGCGCACTCAAGGGTCCGTCGATCATGCCCGGCGGACAGCGCGAGGCCTACGAGCTGGTCGCACCGATTCTCGAGAAGATCGCCGCCCGCGCGCCGGACGGTGAACCCTGCGTGACCTACATCGGTCCGGACGGCGCCGGCCACTACGTGAAGATGGTGCACAACGGCATCGAGTACGGCGACATGCAGCTGATCGCCGAAGCCTATGCGCTGCTCAAGCACAGCCTGGGGCTCTCCAACGCGGAACTCGCCGAGATCTTCACTGAGTGGAACAAAGGCGAACTCGACAGCTACCTGATCGAGATCACCGCGCAGATCTTCACCAAGCGCGACGCTGACACCGATGCAGACGTACTCGATGTGATCCTCGACTCCGCCGGACAGAAAGGCACCGGCAAGTGGACCAGCAAGAGCGCGCTGGACTTCGGCGTACCGCTGCCGCTGATCACCGAGTCGGTGTTCGCCCGTTTCATCTCCTCGCTGAAGGAAGAGCGGGTCAAGGCCTCCAAGCTACTCAGCGGTCCCAAGCCGAAGCCCTTCGACGGCGACCGGGAAGCGTTCATCGAGAACGTGCGCCGGGCCCTGTACCTGAGCAAGATCACTTCCTATGCTCAGGGCTTCGCCCAGTTCAAATCGGCTTCCGAGAGCTTCGGCTGGGATCTCAAGTACGGCGAGATCGCCAAGATCTTCCGCGCCGGCTGCATCATCCGCGCGGGCTTCCTGCAGAAGATCACCGACGCCTACGAGGATCAGCCGGACATCGCCAACCTGCTGCTCGCCCCCTACTTCAAAGGCATCGCCGATGAGTACCAGGCGGCACTGCGCGACGTGGTGGCCTATGCGGTCCAGCAGGGCATTCCAGCACCGACCTTCTCCTCGGCGATCGCCTACTACGACAGCTATCGGTCCGAAACGCTGCCGGCCAACCTGATCCAGGCCCAGCGCGATTTCTTCGGCGCCCACACCTACAAGCGGCTCGACCGCGAAGGTGTGTTCCACACCGAATGGCTGGAAAAGTGA
- a CDS encoding 2-hydroxyacid dehydrogenase: MSKTVVVFNRPLEETLKAKLEQHFEVADYSHLKDPSEDPGFLEALGRAEGAIGSSLKFGQALIDRAPNLKVVSSISVGVDNFDVEALSRRGILLCHTPDVLTETTADTGFALIMATARRVVELADWVRDGQWKESLTPARFGVDVQGATLGVVGMGRIGAAIARRGKFGFNMRVLYHNRSRNQEYEGEIGVEYCELDALLEQSDFVCVTVPFSKQTEKMFGKREFELMGPKTIFVNIARGGVVDEPALIEALEQGTIRAAGLDVFVKEPIPADNPLPRMRNVVALPHIGSATDATRYAMAELAVDNLVRGLAGERPKAPYNWKDLDRD; the protein is encoded by the coding sequence ATGAGCAAAACCGTGGTGGTGTTCAATCGCCCTCTCGAAGAAACGCTCAAGGCCAAGCTCGAGCAGCACTTCGAAGTCGCCGACTATTCCCATCTCAAGGATCCGAGCGAGGACCCCGGCTTTCTCGAAGCGCTCGGGCGCGCCGAGGGCGCGATCGGCTCGAGCCTCAAGTTCGGCCAGGCGTTGATCGACCGCGCGCCCAACCTCAAGGTGGTCTCGAGCATCTCGGTGGGCGTCGACAACTTCGATGTCGAGGCGCTGAGCCGACGCGGCATCCTGCTCTGCCATACGCCCGACGTACTGACCGAGACCACCGCCGACACCGGCTTCGCCCTGATCATGGCCACCGCCCGCCGCGTCGTCGAGCTGGCCGACTGGGTGCGCGATGGCCAGTGGAAGGAGAGCCTCACCCCGGCGCGCTTCGGCGTCGATGTCCAGGGCGCCACCCTCGGGGTGGTCGGCATGGGCCGGATCGGTGCGGCGATCGCCCGGCGCGGCAAGTTCGGCTTCAACATGCGGGTGCTCTATCACAATCGTTCGCGCAACCAGGAGTACGAAGGCGAGATCGGCGTCGAGTACTGTGAGCTCGATGCGCTGCTCGAACAGTCCGACTTCGTCTGCGTCACCGTGCCGTTCTCGAAACAGACCGAAAAGATGTTCGGCAAGCGCGAGTTCGAGCTGATGGGACCGAAAACGATCTTCGTCAACATCGCCCGCGGCGGCGTTGTGGACGAACCAGCACTGATCGAGGCGCTGGAGCAGGGTACAATCCGTGCAGCCGGCCTCGACGTATTCGTCAAGGAGCCAATCCCCGCAGACAACCCGCTGCCGCGAATGCGCAACGTCGTCGCCCTGCCCCATATCGGCTCGGCGACCGATGCGACCCGCTACGCGATGGCGGAACTGGCGGTCGACAACCTGGTTCGCGGCCTCGCCGGAGAGCGTCCAAAGGCCCCTTACAACTGGAAGGATCTGGATCGGGATTGA